The following coding sequences lie in one Spirosoma sp. KUDC1026 genomic window:
- the trxA gene encoding thioredoxin — MAAGSNAVEATDANFEQLINSDKPVLVDFWAEWCGPCKMIGPVVEQLAGEYKDKAVVAKMDVDQNAQVPAKFGIRSIPTLMVFKNGQLVDKVIGAVPKNVLEQKLQAALEPAAL; from the coding sequence ATGGCAGCAGGATCTAATGCCGTCGAAGCAACTGACGCTAATTTCGAGCAATTAATCAATTCCGATAAACCTGTTCTGGTAGACTTCTGGGCCGAATGGTGCGGCCCCTGTAAGATGATCGGACCAGTTGTAGAACAACTCGCCGGTGAATACAAAGACAAGGCGGTTGTCGCTAAAATGGACGTTGACCAAAACGCTCAGGTACCCGCTAAATTTGGTATCCGCAGCATCCCTACGCTGATGGTTTTCAAAAACGGTCAGCTTGTCGATAAAGTAATCGGTGCCGTTCCTAAGAACGTACTGGAACAAAAACTACAAGCCGCCCTGGAACCAGCCGCGCTGTAA